Proteins encoded in a region of the Saccharothrix ecbatanensis genome:
- a CDS encoding ESX secretion-associated protein EspG has translation MIAPDFVLSAREFDILWDGLGLGPKPYPLDVPSVGRTLAERAEAAEQVYRDLAERGLVTGREPDERLAGQLRLLARHDVSVDAVGHIDGPLRAVAAGDGQHGVLAAFGEDQLWLVGIRPTALAASIVAVLPTNQAGPGRSLSVPYQAMAAAVKPTTDDDPHAFASTDDEHARITMVKAGLSTRDAAELAELAGDRRAGGQFGVSHRQRRSPVVVTWFDTLRGRYLGVRDGEWVSFTPADNDRLTARIDRTLNEVTP, from the coding sequence GTGATCGCACCGGATTTCGTGCTGTCGGCCCGCGAGTTCGACATCCTCTGGGATGGCCTCGGCCTCGGGCCCAAGCCCTACCCGCTGGACGTGCCCAGCGTCGGCAGGACCCTCGCGGAACGCGCCGAGGCGGCCGAGCAGGTGTACCGGGACCTCGCCGAACGCGGCCTCGTGACCGGCCGGGAGCCGGACGAACGGTTGGCCGGCCAGTTGCGGCTGCTGGCCCGGCACGATGTTTCCGTCGACGCGGTGGGCCACATCGACGGCCCGCTGCGCGCGGTCGCGGCCGGCGACGGGCAGCACGGCGTGCTGGCGGCGTTCGGCGAGGACCAGCTGTGGCTGGTCGGGATCCGCCCGACCGCGCTCGCCGCGTCGATCGTCGCCGTGCTGCCGACGAACCAGGCCGGTCCCGGCCGCTCGCTGTCGGTGCCGTACCAGGCGATGGCCGCCGCGGTGAAACCGACGACGGACGACGATCCGCACGCGTTCGCGTCCACCGACGACGAGCACGCGCGGATCACCATGGTCAAAGCCGGACTGTCCACTCGGGACGCGGCGGAGCTGGCCGAACTGGCGGGCGACCGCCGGGCCGGTGGCCAGTTCGGGGTTTCCCACCGTCAGCGGCGATCCCCGGTCGTCGTCACCTGGTTCGACACCCTGAGAGGCCGCTACCTCGGGGTGCGGGACGGGGAATGGGTGAGCTTCACGCCCGCCGACAACGACCGCCTCACCGCCCGTATCGACCGAACACTCAACGAGGTAACGCCATGA
- a CDS encoding YbaB/EbfC family nucleoid-associated protein has translation MTTANSSPPIGSTEWLEDLQHRSAQLQENIDNSVVTLSSRDEAVTVTVGPNGSLHDLSLGHRAAAISHTQLTTLIMSTVRDAQRQVAARVSEAFIPFGHPELTEQTKNLITYLPPEDTPDGAATADGPQDRFVPEELTEPQARPPAPAPHSPPLPTPSARAPRRRPAEDDTVDEMEPW, from the coding sequence ATGACGACAGCCAACAGCAGCCCTCCGATCGGTTCGACGGAGTGGCTGGAGGACCTGCAACACCGGAGCGCGCAGCTCCAGGAGAACATCGACAACTCGGTGGTCACGCTCAGCTCGCGGGACGAGGCGGTCACCGTCACGGTCGGCCCGAACGGCTCCCTGCACGACCTCAGCCTGGGCCACCGCGCCGCCGCCATCAGCCACACCCAGCTCACCACGCTGATCATGAGCACCGTCCGCGACGCGCAGCGCCAGGTGGCGGCACGGGTGTCCGAGGCGTTCATCCCGTTCGGCCACCCGGAACTGACCGAGCAGACCAAGAACCTCATCACCTACCTGCCGCCGGAGGACACCCCGGACGGCGCCGCGACCGCCGACGGACCGCAAGACAGGTTCGTCCCGGAGGAACTGACCGAGCCGCAGGCCCGGCCACCCGCACCGGCGCCGCACTCCCCGCCGCTCCCGACGCCCTCCGCCAGGGCACCCCGACGCCGCCCGGCCGAGGACGACACCGTTGACGAGATGGAGCCATGGTGA
- a CDS encoding WXG100 family type VII secretion target: MTELTTTTPPPTKGLRRADELREIKESVRRNDWADPDSVVVPGGTSALGPAPDPVDALSNTNIPGLLDQLRPLRDAQQWFAGDPAAVTEYADKWQRVADLAREAGTRFDTSVRRHTADWGGEAGVRYRENATTQQDDLDLVVEAAESIVALVTAAGDMAGSSRAQIQESVTHCVNDIITRLPDYYNVLNSGHPAALNHVLADVAAIVDAWA; encoded by the coding sequence ATGACGGAGCTGACGACCACAACTCCCCCACCGACCAAGGGACTGCGCCGCGCCGACGAGCTCCGCGAGATCAAGGAGTCGGTGCGGCGCAACGACTGGGCGGACCCTGACAGCGTCGTGGTTCCCGGCGGCACGTCCGCGCTCGGCCCGGCCCCGGATCCGGTGGACGCGTTGTCGAACACCAACATCCCCGGCCTGCTCGACCAACTGCGGCCGTTGCGCGATGCCCAGCAGTGGTTCGCCGGGGACCCGGCCGCGGTCACCGAGTACGCGGACAAGTGGCAGCGCGTGGCCGACCTGGCACGGGAAGCCGGCACCCGCTTCGACACCAGCGTTCGCCGGCACACCGCGGACTGGGGCGGCGAGGCGGGAGTCCGGTACCGGGAGAACGCCACCACCCAACAGGACGACCTGGACCTGGTGGTCGAGGCGGCGGAGTCGATCGTCGCCCTCGTGACCGCCGCCGGAGACATGGCGGGCAGCTCCCGCGCACAGATCCAGGAGTCGGTGACGCACTGCGTCAACGACATCATCACCCGGCTGCCCGACTACTACAACGTGCTCAACTCCGGCCACCCCGCCGCGCTGAACCACGTGCTCGCCGACGTCGCCGCCATCGTGGACGCCTGGGCCTGA
- a CDS encoding type VII secretion system-associated protein translates to MMDQESSPSGHDDWAVLVDPGWRPGFPDDQPPARAMVGGWPLDEQGNPGLFQPNPDFVPANADSPTDPVDAVLRLINRGEADVDALIPTIRNAVLEVAVSEDGRLLTGPAPDGAPCVAVATAAVHRKRVGTEHWGQITADQLVQVLPEDTDILLNPDGPASMRLVASAMRANVEQDPGAR, encoded by the coding sequence ATGATGGATCAGGAATCGTCCCCTTCCGGGCATGACGACTGGGCCGTGCTGGTCGATCCCGGATGGCGGCCAGGCTTCCCGGACGACCAGCCGCCGGCCCGGGCGATGGTGGGCGGCTGGCCACTGGACGAGCAGGGCAACCCGGGGCTGTTCCAGCCCAACCCCGACTTCGTGCCGGCGAACGCCGACTCGCCGACCGATCCGGTCGACGCGGTGCTGCGACTGATCAACCGGGGTGAAGCGGACGTGGACGCGCTGATCCCGACGATCCGGAACGCCGTGCTGGAGGTCGCCGTGTCCGAGGACGGCCGACTCCTGACCGGGCCCGCCCCCGATGGCGCGCCCTGCGTCGCGGTGGCCACGGCCGCCGTGCACCGCAAACGGGTCGGCACCGAGCACTGGGGCCAGATCACCGCCGACCAATTGGTCCAGGTCCTGCCGGAGGACACGGACATCCTGCTCAACCCGGACGGCCCAGCCTCCATGCGGCTGGTCGCGAGCGCCATGCGCGCGAACGTCGAGCAGGACCCCGGCGCACGCTGA
- a CDS encoding DUF6924 domain-containing protein produces MSAEHVSDGKMFRKDDVPMTGGHRLGVGESLRRQSLTSLNDAFTLKHFGVDELILVRNHDREPLWWSSDFHPEDWWQKRSGTGVSDVTLQPDGNLVAHDEDGTPLWSTGTAGSGAELLEVRDDGDVVLLDGAGDIVWHTDTATADVTLPPFPVARGDHMLVGQSLADQSLTSPNGQYVLVHDRRHGGTFLYGPQGQITNWYYSVPSTYPDSFGTRLVLEEDGLFLRWCKDEINGEDVRGLRKAWDSLTTPRFPFHPKQIVVRDSGDLEMLDADGEVMWRNGYTRDHAKFARSSNRPRAKTTRKSARRSKVPAGTPRLPPTDETVPLVRTDFSDNEAWAATCAQIALPRHFSEDDIFTADVEPVDNAAYAGLTAAQLVTLVPADAECAILLVADTTTMESAEHHVLVVDLDDDDIDNRGRTFRATPPAIPEIETNLSLANMDWEYFADSADDDGVVRPMLAEVRPSGVDTAAD; encoded by the coding sequence ATGAGTGCCGAGCACGTCTCGGACGGGAAGATGTTCAGGAAGGACGACGTGCCCATGACCGGCGGACACAGGTTGGGTGTTGGCGAGAGCCTGCGACGGCAATCGCTGACCTCGCTCAACGACGCTTTCACGCTCAAGCACTTCGGCGTCGACGAGCTCATCCTGGTGCGCAACCACGATCGCGAGCCGCTGTGGTGGTCCAGCGACTTCCACCCCGAGGACTGGTGGCAGAAGCGCTCGGGCACCGGGGTCAGTGACGTCACGCTGCAACCGGACGGCAACCTCGTCGCGCACGACGAGGACGGCACCCCGTTGTGGTCCACCGGCACGGCGGGCAGCGGCGCCGAGCTGCTGGAGGTCCGTGACGACGGTGACGTCGTCCTGCTGGACGGCGCCGGCGACATCGTGTGGCACACCGACACCGCGACCGCGGACGTCACGCTGCCGCCGTTCCCCGTGGCACGCGGCGACCACATGCTGGTCGGGCAGAGCCTCGCCGACCAGAGCCTCACCTCCCCCAACGGCCAGTACGTGCTGGTCCACGACCGCCGGCACGGCGGCACGTTCCTCTACGGGCCACAGGGTCAGATCACCAACTGGTACTACTCGGTCCCGAGCACCTACCCGGATTCATTCGGCACCCGGCTGGTGCTGGAAGAGGACGGTCTGTTCCTGCGGTGGTGCAAGGACGAGATCAACGGTGAGGACGTGCGTGGCCTGCGCAAGGCGTGGGACAGCCTCACCACACCTCGATTCCCGTTCCACCCCAAGCAGATCGTGGTCCGCGACAGCGGCGATCTGGAGATGCTGGACGCCGACGGCGAAGTCATGTGGCGCAACGGGTACACACGCGACCATGCCAAGTTCGCGCGATCCTCGAACCGGCCGCGGGCGAAGACGACCCGCAAGTCCGCCCGCCGGTCCAAGGTTCCGGCGGGCACCCCACGGCTGCCGCCCACCGACGAGACGGTGCCCTTGGTGCGCACCGACTTCTCCGACAACGAAGCCTGGGCCGCCACCTGCGCTCAAATCGCGTTGCCACGACACTTCTCCGAAGACGACATCTTCACCGCGGACGTGGAACCAGTGGACAACGCCGCGTACGCCGGATTGACCGCCGCACAACTCGTCACACTGGTCCCCGCCGACGCGGAGTGCGCAATCCTGCTGGTCGCCGACACCACGACCATGGAATCAGCCGAACACCACGTCCTGGTCGTCGACCTCGACGATGACGACATCGACAACCGCGGTCGCACCTTCCGCGCGACACCGCCGGCCATCCCGGAGATCGAAACCAACCTGTCACTGGCCAACATGGACTGGGAGTACTTCGCCGACTCCGCGGATGACGACGGCGTCGTCCGCCCGATGCTCGCCGAAGTCAGACCCAGCGGCGTGGACACAGCCGCTGACTAA
- a CDS encoding hydroxyacid dehydrogenase — MSSNPRPRTLVAMQQRVARWLLDEPATRRLVRLADVDPTLVVEDFTTDRAKAALADTEVLFTGWGCPPVDEQVLRDAPRLRAVVHAAGSVKHHVTDACWRRGIAVSSAAAANALPVAEYTVAAILMGNKRIPAIAEHYRRTRVVQDWQALFPWLGNYDRRVGIVGASKIGRRVIELLRPFDFEVLVTDPYLTEAEAAALGVTVVGIDELVRQCHVVSLHAPELPETRRLLDRRRLALMPTGATVVNTSRGSLIDTDALVAELRQGRLHAVLDVTEPEVLPPDSPLFTLPNVTLTPHVAGSLGNELSRMTALALDELDRWSRGLPLAHRVKPDVLDRSA; from the coding sequence GTGTCCTCCAACCCCCGTCCCCGGACCCTGGTGGCGATGCAGCAGCGGGTGGCCCGGTGGCTGCTCGACGAGCCTGCCACCCGCCGGCTCGTGCGACTCGCCGACGTCGACCCCACCCTGGTGGTCGAGGACTTCACCACCGACCGGGCCAAGGCCGCACTCGCCGACACCGAGGTGCTGTTCACCGGGTGGGGCTGCCCGCCGGTGGACGAGCAGGTGCTGCGCGACGCGCCCCGGCTGCGGGCCGTCGTGCACGCGGCGGGTTCGGTGAAGCACCACGTCACCGACGCCTGCTGGCGACGCGGCATCGCGGTGTCGTCGGCCGCCGCCGCCAACGCGCTGCCGGTGGCCGAGTACACCGTCGCCGCCATCCTCATGGGCAACAAGCGGATACCGGCCATCGCCGAGCACTACCGCCGGACCCGTGTCGTGCAGGACTGGCAGGCGCTGTTCCCGTGGCTGGGCAACTACGACCGGCGGGTGGGCATCGTCGGTGCGTCCAAGATCGGCCGGAGGGTGATCGAGCTACTGCGGCCGTTCGACTTCGAGGTGCTGGTCACCGACCCCTACCTGACCGAGGCGGAGGCCGCCGCCCTGGGCGTGACCGTCGTCGGGATCGACGAACTGGTCCGCCAGTGCCATGTGGTGAGCCTGCACGCGCCGGAACTGCCCGAGACCCGCCGCCTCCTGGACCGCCGCCGGCTGGCCCTGATGCCCACCGGCGCTACGGTCGTCAACACCTCGCGCGGCTCCCTGATCGACACCGACGCGTTGGTCGCGGAGTTGCGCCAGGGTCGGTTGCACGCCGTGCTCGACGTGACGGAACCCGAAGTCCTGCCACCCGATTCGCCCTTGTTCACCCTGCCCAACGTCACGCTCACTCCCCACGTGGCGGGCTCGCTGGGCAACGAGCTGAGCCGGATGACCGCACTGGCACTGGACGAACTCGACCGCTGGTCCCGTGGTCTGCCCCTGGCCCACAGGGTCAAGCCCGACGTCCTGGACCGCTCGGCGTGA
- a CDS encoding carbohydrate ABC transporter permease, with protein MTATDLTTRTASVRPDVTPGRRPPWASKVVVNAVLVLATAYTVLPLTWLLVSATKGLGDLYGNPFTLTEFRLFDNVANLAAADNGVYLRWYVNSLLYAVGGAGIGAFISVMAGYVFDKFTFPGKEKLFGFVLLGVLVPSTALALPLYLLASELGVVNTFWSVFVPVLVNPFGVYLARIFSAGYVPAEVLEAARVDGASELTTFWAISLRMLMPGFVTIFLFQFTGIWNNFFLPLVMLSDQDLYPLSLGLYAWHAVVTTQPEYYPLTITGALLAVVPVLVAFLSLQRHWRAGMTSGAVK; from the coding sequence ATGACCGCCACCGACCTCACCACCCGCACCGCATCGGTCCGCCCCGACGTCACGCCGGGCCGCCGACCACCCTGGGCGTCGAAGGTCGTCGTCAACGCCGTGCTGGTGCTGGCCACCGCCTACACCGTGCTGCCGCTGACGTGGCTGCTCGTCTCGGCCACCAAGGGCCTGGGCGACCTGTACGGCAACCCGTTCACGCTCACCGAGTTCCGCCTGTTCGACAACGTCGCCAACCTGGCCGCCGCCGACAACGGCGTGTACCTGCGGTGGTACGTCAACAGCCTGCTGTACGCGGTGGGCGGCGCCGGGATCGGCGCGTTCATCTCGGTGATGGCGGGTTACGTGTTCGACAAGTTCACGTTCCCCGGCAAGGAGAAGCTGTTCGGCTTCGTGCTGCTCGGCGTGCTGGTGCCGAGCACCGCGCTGGCGCTGCCGCTGTACCTGCTGGCCTCTGAGCTGGGGGTCGTCAACACCTTCTGGTCGGTGTTCGTGCCGGTGCTGGTGAACCCGTTCGGCGTGTACCTCGCACGGATCTTCAGCGCCGGGTACGTGCCCGCCGAGGTGCTGGAGGCGGCGCGGGTGGACGGCGCGAGCGAGTTGACCACGTTCTGGGCCATTTCGCTGCGGATGCTCATGCCGGGGTTCGTCACCATCTTCCTGTTCCAGTTCACCGGGATCTGGAACAACTTCTTCCTGCCCCTGGTGATGCTGTCCGACCAGGACCTCTACCCGTTGAGCCTCGGCCTGTACGCGTGGCACGCGGTGGTGACCACCCAGCCCGAGTACTACCCGTTGACCATCACCGGCGCGCTGCTGGCGGTCGTCCCCGTGCTCGTCGCATTCCTGTCCCTGCAACGACACTGGCGGGCCGGCATGACGTCCGGCGCCGTGAAGTAG
- a CDS encoding carbohydrate ABC transporter permease: protein MLAPFFVLFVTTLVVPIGYAAYLSLFTEKASGLGFGGAETLFTGLGNYLHALGDPAFRNGFAVIAGYIVVYIPLMVGGALVLALLLDSTLARAKRFFQLTLYLPHAVPGIIAAIVWLYLYTPGLSPVVSAMRDSGLSWDFLSSDHALSSVVNITLWQWVGYNVVIFYAALQAIPREVVEAASMDGAGQLRTAVSIKLPMIRAAVVMTVLFTIIGALQLFTEPMILHGANPAVNTTWTPNMYAYDAAFRRSDYGVAAAASILIAVGAGLLSFVVTRFGHRKGHS from the coding sequence ATGCTGGCGCCGTTCTTCGTCCTGTTCGTCACCACGCTGGTGGTGCCGATCGGGTACGCCGCCTACCTGAGCCTGTTCACCGAGAAGGCGTCCGGGCTCGGGTTCGGCGGCGCCGAGACCCTGTTCACCGGTCTGGGCAACTACCTGCACGCACTGGGCGACCCGGCGTTCCGCAACGGGTTCGCGGTGATCGCGGGCTACATCGTGGTCTACATCCCGCTGATGGTCGGTGGCGCGCTGGTGCTCGCCCTGCTGCTGGACTCCACGCTGGCCAGGGCGAAGCGGTTCTTCCAGCTCACGCTGTACCTGCCGCACGCGGTGCCGGGGATCATCGCCGCGATCGTCTGGCTGTACCTGTACACGCCGGGCCTGAGCCCGGTGGTGTCGGCGATGCGCGACTCCGGGCTGTCGTGGGACTTCCTGAGCAGCGACCACGCGCTGAGCTCGGTCGTCAACATCACGCTGTGGCAGTGGGTCGGCTACAACGTCGTCATCTTCTACGCCGCGTTGCAGGCGATCCCGCGCGAGGTGGTGGAAGCGGCGTCGATGGACGGCGCGGGCCAGCTGCGCACCGCGGTCAGCATCAAGCTGCCGATGATCCGCGCCGCGGTGGTGATGACCGTGCTGTTCACGATCATCGGAGCACTCCAGCTGTTCACCGAGCCGATGATCCTCCACGGGGCCAACCCGGCGGTCAACACCACTTGGACGCCCAACATGTACGCCTACGACGCCGCTTTCCGGCGCAGCGACTACGGCGTCGCAGCCGCGGCGTCCATCCTGATCGCCGTCGGGGCGGGCCTGCTGTCCTTCGTCGTCACCCGCTTCGGACACCGCAAAGGCCACTCATGA
- a CDS encoding ABC transporter substrate-binding protein: MRDKLWNKFGAVAATAALSLVAACGGGQDPAAQSGPAEITFWSWTKGSAEVVDAFNKAQSDVRVKFEQIPAGAAGGYTKMSNAVKAGNAPDVMNIEYPVLPDFVSQGSLADLTKAVEGVKGEFPEQIRGLTELGGKTWAVPLDASPMVFYYRKDFFEANKIALPTTWDEYRAAAAAVKQAAPASRIGTFFPDDPGHFASFAWQAGGRWFGTSGDRWEVSIDDGPTKKVADYWAGLVRDDLVRVQGAFSQEWNADLKSSGTVGYLGASWGAGSALRNSLPEQAGKWAVAPLPHWGEPAGGMYGGSTFAVGKDSKQVDAAVKFITWMTTDEKAVTTRIGVAKSTMYPAAADLGPAAAKSSDPAFFGGQDAYAEFTAAAGQVKPGWTWGPSMFQTNSALKDSFGTVTSGGSLADALTQAQKSTVEELRKRGLNVGP; encoded by the coding sequence ATGCGAGACAAGCTTTGGAACAAATTCGGCGCGGTGGCCGCGACCGCCGCTTTGTCGTTGGTGGCCGCCTGCGGCGGAGGCCAAGACCCGGCTGCCCAGAGCGGACCGGCGGAGATCACGTTCTGGTCGTGGACCAAGGGCTCCGCCGAGGTCGTCGACGCGTTCAACAAGGCGCAGTCCGACGTCCGGGTCAAGTTCGAGCAGATCCCCGCCGGTGCGGCGGGCGGCTACACCAAGATGAGCAACGCGGTGAAAGCCGGCAACGCGCCGGACGTGATGAACATCGAGTACCCGGTGCTGCCCGACTTCGTCAGCCAGGGCAGCCTGGCCGACCTCACGAAGGCCGTCGAGGGCGTCAAGGGCGAGTTCCCCGAGCAGATCCGCGGTCTCACCGAGCTGGGTGGCAAGACCTGGGCGGTCCCGCTGGACGCCTCCCCGATGGTCTTCTACTACCGCAAGGACTTCTTCGAGGCGAACAAGATCGCCTTGCCGACCACGTGGGACGAGTACCGGGCCGCCGCCGCCGCGGTGAAGCAGGCCGCGCCCGCCTCCCGGATCGGCACGTTCTTCCCCGACGATCCCGGCCACTTCGCGTCGTTCGCCTGGCAGGCGGGTGGCCGGTGGTTCGGCACCAGCGGTGACCGCTGGGAGGTCTCGATCGACGACGGCCCGACGAAGAAGGTGGCCGACTACTGGGCAGGCCTGGTGCGCGACGACCTGGTCCGCGTGCAGGGCGCCTTCTCCCAGGAGTGGAACGCCGACCTGAAGAGCAGCGGCACGGTGGGCTACCTCGGCGCGTCCTGGGGCGCCGGCAGCGCGCTGCGCAACAGCCTGCCCGAGCAGGCGGGCAAGTGGGCTGTCGCGCCGCTCCCGCACTGGGGCGAGCCGGCCGGCGGGATGTACGGCGGCAGCACGTTCGCCGTCGGCAAGGACAGCAAGCAGGTCGACGCGGCGGTCAAGTTCATCACCTGGATGACCACCGACGAGAAAGCCGTGACGACCCGGATCGGCGTCGCCAAGTCCACCATGTACCCGGCGGCGGCGGACCTGGGGCCGGCGGCGGCCAAGAGCTCCGACCCGGCCTTCTTCGGCGGCCAGGACGCCTACGCGGAGTTCACCGCGGCGGCCGGGCAGGTCAAGCCGGGTTGGACCTGGGGCCCGAGCATGTTCCAGACCAACTCCGCGCTCAAGGACAGCTTCGGCACCGTGACCAGCGGCGGCTCCCTCGCGGACGCCCTCACGCAGGCCCAGAAGTCCACAGTGGAGGAGTTGCGGAAGCGCGGCCTCAACGTCGGCCCCTGA